From Oncorhynchus gorbuscha isolate QuinsamMale2020 ecotype Even-year unplaced genomic scaffold, OgorEven_v1.0 Un_scaffold_1021, whole genome shotgun sequence:
tgtacaactgactaggtatcccctctcccattcagttgtacaactgactaggtatcccctctcccattcagttgtacaactgactaggtatcccctctcccattcagttgtacaactgactaggtatcccctctcccattcagttgtacaactgactaggtatcccctctcccattcagttgtacagctgactaggtatcccctctcccattcagttgtacaactgactaggtatcccctctcccattcaggaagaatttagaccccttgacttttcccacgttttgttacgttacagcctcattctaaaaaatAATTAGATAAAAGAGATGTTTTATTTTTGTGTGAAACCGAGTGATTGTGATCAACTATTTTACAATTCACATAGCTAGAAGCTTTTGGTTTGTCTGAATAAATGTACATAATTTCCTCAATGTAGTTTTAATAAAGAATACAAGTATTTGAGCTTTCTGAGTTTGTTTAGCATGTTATTGGTTTTGTGTAAAATTCACGAGCTGGTAAAATGGAGCTGTCCACTCTGTCTGCTCCAACAGACTTCAGTGCTGGTGCAGAGAGACCATTTCATGGTCACACTCCAGTTTTGAAGCTTAATGTAATGATCATCAGTTTTCTACATGTGTACTAATAGTCAGACACCTTCAGTTTCTTCTATCTTTATCTATAAATGTTACTATGGTGTGAACGGGAAATACAATTGGTTTTTGATTAAAATAATACAGTGAAGACCAGGTTAACTAAACTTATACTAAAtgtttttttgccatttatgTGAATTGGGGAAATCTACTTTAGTTTAAGTGCACTTAGTTTGTGTTGACTAATTTTAAAGTGTGTACTTTGATATGAATGAATTAGTGTTTTGTTGTCAATGCTCACTGGAGGAGAGAACCGGCAcctcaaatgtctactgtttgagCTCATGTTCCTGTCAAGGCTTTGGGTAACTAGTAAAatggagtcagacgcaggagagttGAGATGCGTGGACAAGGTATTTAATACACGGAAAAACACGGGTATAGAAACAATACAACGGTCCGTGAAATATACCGGTACCACGAATAAACTGCCGTTCATACAAAGCCCGGCAACAAAATACCAGCCATCAGATACGTATGTATGTCCTAACCCAGTCTCGGAcctgcgtccacctccactatgaacgccaaatagatgcactattgtaaagtgactgttccactggatgtcataaggtgaatgcaccaatttgtaagtcgctctggtaagagcgtctgctaaatgacttaaatgtaaatgtatgtgtgaaacagagggttaaatactgAATCTGTAAtgggggaattgaaaccaggtgtgaaaaaaactaagacaaaacaaatggaaaatgaaaagtggatcggcaaTGGCTAGAATACCGGTGACGTTGactgccgagcgccgcccgaacaagaagaaggaccgacttcggtggaagtcatgacagtacccccccccccccccttgagcCATGCGCCGACACCGGCCTTGGGGATGAcccggatggagacggtggaactcCTGCAGCATCAACGGGTCCAATAcgtcctccaccggcacccaggatctctcctccggaccttacccctcccactccacgaggtactgaaggtcCCTTGCAAGACGCCTCGAGTCCAGTATGGCTCGAACTGCATACGCCGGGTCCCCCTCGATGTCCAAAGGGGccggaggaacctcccgcacctcagactcctggagtggaccagccaccaccggcctgagtagaggcacatggaacgaggggttaatatggtaatcggggggaagctgtaacctgtaacaaaccttgttcagtctcctcaggactttgaatggccccCAAACCGCgggcccagcttccggcagggcaggtggAGGGGCAGGTGGAGGGTCGAGAGCCCCGGTGTGCCGTGGCGGTCTGTGCCAGTCCTCTGACGCCTCCCGGCCCACTGAAGGTGCACATGAGCGGTGTCCCATGTCTCCTCCGAGCGCCTAaaccagtcgtccaccgcaggagcctcgatcTGGCACTGATGCCTAGGCGCcagaaccggctggtaccccagtacgcactggaagggggagaggttagtggaTGAGTGGCGGAGCGATTTTTGGGCAATCTCTGGCCAAGGTATGAACGCCGCCCACTCctccggccggtcctggcaatatgaccgcagaaacctacccacatcctggttcactctctccacctgaccgtTACTcttggggtgaaaacctgaggtaaggctgaccgagacccccagacgttcgatgaacgccctccagacccttgatgtgaactggggacctcgatcagatactatgtcctcaggcaccccgtggtgccggaagacgtgtgtgaacagggcctccgcagtctctagggccgtagggagaccggtcgaagggaggagacggcaggacttagaaaaccaatCCACAACAGCCAGGATCGTGGTGTTCccctgtgagggaggaagatcTGTTCGGAAGtacaccgacaggtgcgaccacggccgttgtCGAATGGGTAAGGGTTGTAtcttccctctgggcaggtgcctaggagtCTTGCACTGGGCGCACTCTGGGCAGGAGGAAGCATACACCCTCATGTCCTTAGCCAAGGTGGATCACCAGTACTTCTCACTGAGACAACGCACTGTCTGGCCGATAACCGgaatgaccagaggagggtgacgtgtgggcccaatagatcaaacggtcacggacagcagacggaacgtacagacgcccagctGGACACTCGGGGGAGTGGGCTCTGCACGTAAcacccgctcgatgtccgcgtccagctcccacactaccggtgccaccaggcaagaGGCCAGGAGTATGGGAGTGTTATCCATGGACCGCTCGTCTGTGTCATACATCCGGGACAGTGCATCTGCCTTAGCGTTCtaggaacctggtctgtaggatagggtgaaaacaaaacgggtaaagaacatggcccaccttgcctggcgagggttcagtctcctcgccgcccggatgtactccagattgcggtggtcagtccagatgagaaaagacTGTTTAGCCctctcaagccaatgtctccacgccttcaaggtcttgacgacagccaacagctcccggtcccccacgtcatagtttcgctcctccgggctgagcttcttcggaaagaaggcacaggggcggcgCTTTGGTGGCATATctgagcgctgagagagcacgggTCCTTACCCAGTCTCGGAcctgcgtccacctccactatgaacgccaaataGGGATCCGGATgcgccagcacgggagccgaggtaaacagccgtgaccaaaagccctgtccgcctcagccgaccactgcaaacgcagtggtccccccttcagcagtgaggtaatggcaGCTGCTACCTCACCAaagccccggataaacctccggtagtagttggcaaaccctagaaaccgctgcactttctttaccgtggtgggagtcggccaattacgcacagctgaaatgcggtcactctccatctccacccctgatgtggaaatgcgataccctaggaaggagacggcctGCTGGAAggaggcatttctcagccttgacgtacaggtcatgctccaacagtcgtaCAAGTACCCTGCGCACCAAGGACACATACTTGGCGCGTGTAGAGGAGTaaatcagaatgtcatcgatatacaccactacaccctgcccgtgcaggttcctgaaaatctcgtctacaaaggattggaagactgatggagcattaatcaacccgtatggcatgacaaggtactcataatggcctgatgtggtactaaacgccgtcttccactcttctccctcccggatacgcaccaggttgtaagcgctcctgagatccaattttgtgaagaagtGTTCCCTGTGCATTGACTCGATCCCACTGGCTATGAGAGGCAGCAAAATAGCCCGGCAACAAAATACCAGCCATCAGATACAGCCATCAACATAGAActaacacgcacacatacatgtgggaaacagagggttaaatactgAACATGTAATGGATCGGCGATgactagaagaccggtgacgtccaCCGCCGAGCGTCGCCCAAACAAGGAGAAGGAtcgactttggcggaagtcgtggcagttcctcttatagaatattagctcaaccgtattgtggagctcctgtgcCTGAATATAAACAGCACCGGCACccatttcagtccaagtcaagcactgaattAGATAATTGAACATATAATATATTTTTAGAGAATAAAGAAAGTGCCAGAACTGTGAAGACAATAACATTTGTTTCTGTTTCTCATTGTTACTACAGGACTAGAATTAAGTCTGAGGCCGGTAACATCAACAGTAACgacaaacccagcctgcctctctccttccacactgagtccaaacccacagtcactgggtcctgattgtgacagtggagcccagtttgcgctgcaggatccagagatggcatcagtgaaggTGGAAGACtacagtcaaacactggagctgaatgtcaacattaaagatgaagaagaggagaagattgGGAAATCTGTTAATCATGGTAAGAGCAGGTTCTGTCTAACTAAGTCTGTTGTTCATTCCAACTTCCCACTGTGTATGAAAAGTTGCAGTAGAGCTGTTTCATGATGAACTGTTTCAATGAGAAGGTAGATGTTATTTCATGCTACTGAGATGTGCATGGTTTGACACCAGTATTGCCAGCATTTGTTTTATTAACTGAGCTATCTGGAGTGATCAGAGAGTAGACTAAAGAAGTGAAGTAGACCAACTGCCAGTGTTTTAAAGTTCTATGAagtgagtctgtgtagttactaacccttgttaTAGTGAGTAGAGGATGACAAGCCCCTTTTTTTAGCTTTCATCTCTTACCCACTTTTAGAATAGTTTTATTCCCCTGTATTGTACAGCCTACTGATATAAATACATATGTCACCTggtacagacagaagaggaccggccacccctttgagcctggttcctctctgtttcctccaaGGTTCctgctttctagggagtttttcgtggccattgtgcttctacatctgcattgcttgctctttggggattTCGGGTTGGTTTCTGTAAAGAACTTTGTTACAACTTCTGTAaaaagagcttcataaaataaatttgattgacATGTATATCACACCAATTGACTGGTTGTTCTGATattgttcacacaggagaccatGTTGAGACATTCTCTACATCCAGAGAGCATCAACAGGAAGATCACATAGCAAAGAGGTCTCACCACTGCACACATTGTGAGGAGATTTTCCCATTTCTATCAAAGCTAAAAATACACctaaaaatacacacaggagaaaagctttactcctgctctgaatgtggaaaatgcttcaaaacatcaacatcactaaaacttcatcagagaacacacacaggagaaaagctttactcctgctctgaatgtggaaaatgcttcaaaacatcaacatcactaaaacttcatcagagaacacacaaaggagagaagccttactcctgctctgaatGTGGGGCGCGTTTCTCTCATCGGGATACCTTAAAACAACATGAACATATACACACAGGgaagaagccttactcctgctctgactgcggGGCGAGTTTCTCTCATCGGAACACCTTAAAACAACATgaacgtatacacacaggagagaagccttactcctgctctgactgtggaaggAGTTTCTCTCAACTGTGCCACCTAAAAAGACATGAGCGTTTACAtgcaggagagaagccttactcctgctctgactgtggatcGAGATTTTCTCAACGGGGCACCTTAAAACACCATGAACGTATACAcaaaggagagaagccttactcctgctctgactgtggggcgAGTTTCTCTCGGCTGGGCACTTTAAAAAAACACgaacgtatacacacaggagagaagccttacttctgctctgactgtggaaagagtttctctcaACTGGGTACCTTAAAACAACATgaacgtatacacacaggagagaagccttactcctgctcttactgtggaaagagtttctcgCGACCGTGCACCTTACAAAAACATGAACGTATacacacgggagagaagccttactcctgctatGACTGTGGGGCGAGTTTCTCTCGTCCAGACACCTTAAAACAACATGAttgtatacacacaggagagaagccttactcctgctctgactgtgtaaaatgcttcaaaacatcaACTGAACTTAaagttcaccagagaacacacacaggagagaagccttactcctgctctgactgtggaaagaatTTCTCTCACCTGGGCAACTTAAAACAacatgaacacatacacacaggagagaagactTACTTCTGCcatgactgtggaaagagtttccaTCAACTGGGTACCTTAAAACAACATgaacgtatacacacaggagagaagccttactcctgctctgactgtgtaaaatgcttcaaaacatcaACTGACCTAAaagttcaccagagaacacacacaggagagaagccttacttctgccctgactgtggaaagagtttctctcgGCTGGGCACCTTAAAACAACATGAACGTATACAcaaaggagagaagccttactcctgacTCTGGGGCAAGTTTCTCTCGTCCGGACACCTAAAATGATctgaacatatacacacactggagagaagccttactcctgctccgACTGTGGAAAGTGTTTCTCTTGAATGTGCCATTTAAAAAGACACCAAAGGTAACACGAGAGGAGCCTTACCACTGACTGTAGAAAATGTTAAAACACCAGCTGAGCTTAAAGATCATTAGAGAAAAGAcaaaggagagaagccttatttcGGCTCTCAATGTGGCAAGAGTTTTTCCCAATTGGGCAATGTAAAAACACCAACGGATACACACTTGAGAGAAGCCTTATCACTGCACTGACTGTGAGAAGAGGTTCTACAGATTGGGTCATTTAAAAAGACACAAATGTATACATAAAGGACAGGCCTCATCAGTTCTCTCAGACCAGCTAAGATTAGACACTCTACTTAATTCTCATGTCATTAAATAATTGGCAACGTTGAATTGGATCAAATGAAGAAAGTGTAGAACACTATTGTAATCCTATAGTTTCTCACTGTGAGAGAACAATGCAGAGGAAAGGGAGCGTTATAGAATGTTAGTCTCTCTTTACTGATCAGTGTGCACCTTGTCAGTTTTGGTGTGAGAGAGAATAAAGTAGACGGCACACGTCAAACGTTTGATTTATGACCCTATGTCCGGATGATGTGTGCATTCCCATATTTGGGCATCCGGTAAGGACATCCTGGTGGGAAGTGATCACGTGGTTATGCCCATATATGTTTATCCTGTTCCTGTTCTCACGCCTTAGAGTGAGTGCGACAATATGTATATAATGACTTTGAAGTTGTCATGATGATTGATGTCTGGTGACCTCTTTGAACTGGGGGGATGAACATTTCAAAGAGTTTGACTCCCCACCCCCTGTTTTATTGAccttagggttgttgtctatgaaaCACGAATGTCCTGGGGTATTGGGGTTGGCAGACACCTTATAAATAAAGCCCAGAACAAGACATGTGTCCCCAGAACACGAAACAAGATTTTTTAAATCAATATGGATTTTGTGATCAGTGGCAAAGCTGTGATGACTGTAACAACGGAAGCAGGACCTCGGTTGAAACATCGAGAAAGGGCCAAGTATCAAGCCACAATATATGATGCGCCAAAAAAGTGGTTTCTATGTGTGTATAGAACCCAAATACCGCCCGCAACTACGCTGAAAGATCAAGTGCTGATGTTTAATGGACATCAATCGGGGTATCAGTTTAATTACCTGGCCTGTAGAGTGAACCTCTATACGGTAGCGCGGTTGCGTTAACCACGCACTGATACCCAAAGGACTGGTTCAACAATAAAAGGAGTGCCCTTAAAGCCTCCAGTTCTTCATTTCATCATACACCATGGATATTCATACAACATACCAGGACTCCGATACGACATGGGGGCCAGACCCTAAGGACTTTATGCCTCTCAGCCCGGCTTTCTACTCCCCCCTGGCGAGACCCACGAAacccccttcatatacacagccTGAGGACGTGTTTGATGGGGTGGTCAGTACTATTTTTGTGGACACCATCAAGGCCTCTGTAGCCACACTTTTAGACGTGGTGATTGGAGAATATATCAGAGAGAAATGCATCGGTTGTGAGATCAATCACCCCAGCAAGCGCCGTATATGACCCGCCAAGATACTACTTCTTCAACCAATTTGAGGAGCTGGTGAAAAGACTGGTCCTGCAGGTTTATACCATCGCTGGTCAGAGCCCTGGAGTCTATGGGTCTTGTGCCATCTATCCCCAGAGTTTACTTGGTAACCACGGCATTCCTACATGAACTGAAGCAGGCAATCTACATCCACGATAAACTCAAAGAAATCCGACACACCCTGTTGGATGACAATAAATACCGGGAAGCTGTGGTGGCTGATGTGATGACTTTCTGGCTCAATAAACCCCAAGAGACCGAGTGACATTTTGTTATTTAGATGTAATGCAATGGGCAATTATGTGTATACGATGTTAGAGATAATAAATAAATGTCTTCTTTTGAGAGAACTTACAAATGTTATGCATCAGATTATTGAAAATAAAGTGAACGATGTATCATTCTACACAACACACAATGCCTGGGTTAATGTAGAGCGTGTGCTGAAAATGGAACAAATCATGAATCATGTTGTGGATGATTCTGAAGAACTAGAAACAACTTTGTCTAAGATTTTACTTTATTTGTTTGAAACACCATTTAATTGTAACGTGTATCATATTTGTTGTTTATATGCTTATATATCGGACATGTGTGTTTTAAAAGTTCAGCGACACAAGTCTAAATCAAAACCAAATATACAGGGTGTTGCATGCTGTGATCGTTGAGAAAACTGGGACATGTATCCTGCAAAGAATCCTGAATTGTCTGTATACGTAATACTTGATgcatgaataaaataaaaattctaTAATGAAAATGAAATGTTGTCGTTATTTGAAAGTGGCTCATTAACGTTATTGTACCTCAGAGAGGCAAGAAGGATGGCGGAGCAGatgttgaaaaacatttattaTAATCCCTCTAACCCCGGGTCTTATGGGGGTAAGGAACATTTACAGAGAGCTATAGCCGAAGAAACAGGTAGCCGGTTAAGTGATTCTAAAGTGAATGAGTGGTTATCAGAGCAGGATGCATATACTCTCCATAAACATAAATAAGGCCTGTCGTGGTTCCAGGGGTTCTAGTGTGTCGTAGCTGGAAAGGAAGGCTTGAACATGAGGATCAGACTTTTTGAGGGCTGTCCATTCGTGCTCCCACAAAACCACAACTTTTAACCTGAAAGTAGCCTGGAAAGAATCCAATTTCTTTTGAAACTCTTGATACATTTCCACAAAAATCTTTTGGGTTAGGACACACATGGCCGGGGGCACAAAGCAAGATTTACAACCGTGGAAGAAACAACCGTTGTACTCATACGATAGGTTTTCATGCACGCCGATGCAATAGTTGTACAACTCCAGGGGTCAATGCCTGCATCTTTGATTACCTCTTCTCTGAATCTGAGGCATCCTTCACCAAGTATAACCACATCATTGTCACAGTATGATTCCATCTCTTTATGGAAATCAAAGGGGCCATGTCTTACTGTCTCGTACCATGTCATGAATCTCTCACGCTCTTTGGGAGACATTTGATCACACCCGTACATTTCGGGGCAGGGATAAGATCCAATATAATGTAGATTCTCCTCAGATGTGAAGAAGTGCGGGGAACCAGCCTTTCACAGAGTTTTCAAAACCCAAGGCCTTTGGCATTTGAGCCAATCTCATGGGTAAGAAGCTTAAACTGTCAATCTATCTCTGGTTGAAGGCGGGGTCTACAAAACACAAGATTTTACTACCTTGAGCTATGACACTGGGTGCAACGCCTTGCTGTATCAAGGGGTTCAGAAGAAGGTCATAGGCTCGAGCATTGTGTGCTATAAACGTGAAGTTTCTGTATTGGGGTTTTCTAAAGTGTTTTAGAAAGAACAGTGCACAATTGGGTCCCTCGGCCGACCACTTTTCACCCTTGAAAGTCATGGTCGATACAAAAATAGGCAAATGAACCCCTGATTGCTGATTTATCTCAAAATCATATGACACTTTATTTCTCTGAATGTTCAACTTCAGCCACGGGCTGATTATAACACTTGTGTTGCACTTCTTGAACCACTTCAGTGTCTCTGCTTTTCAAAGGCCCTTTACAGATTGAGCAATGTATGATTCCACACACATGCGGTTTAGGGCTATCTATATTAAGGTTGTAATTACAATGGCATTTTGGGCATTTCTTGTTAATGTCACAACTGCTTACAGATTTACAGGCCTTGGGGTGCCATGTTTCAATTTTGTGTTTTTCGTAACAGTAGGTCGAACGACATGTGCGGTGGCAATCCTCACAGGGTGTCAAGTGTAAGGGTTGCATAGGACAATTTTTATCCAGACATACTGAACAGTTATAATGGCACAAGTGCCCCCCCCATTCGGGTGTAGACGGTATGGCAGGATGGACACACATATGGTGCGCCTAAAAACGCTGTGATGTTAGTAACGGCATAGTAATGTTCGTTTTGCACATAAAAGTACAGAGTCTGAGGGTGAGGTTGGGGGTTGTTTTGGAATTTCAAGAGAGCTGCATTAGCTCTACTGTGGTACAAAACCACAATCTTGATATCACAATCTAGAAAGTTTTCAAATTTGAGTATGTCAGAGAAAGCCACAGCATCCCGGATACCGTTGTAACGCCGCTAGATCAGTACATCCCGTGTTGAGTAAATGGGACAGACCTATTGCAAAGCATAGCTTATTACCGGGATTGTGAACGTTTGAGGTAGACCCTTTTATTGCTGATGATTTCTGACTGCATTATGCTATCTAGCTTCCTTCTCTGCCCACCACCACCCTGGGGTTGACCTATTATTTGCACTACAAGCTCGAGGGTCCTATCGGCTATGACGGATACATTTGACTGAACAAGTCGTTCTAGCAGGGCGATAAATTGTTCAAGATCTGCTTCGCCATTGGTCAAAATAAGAGATACCGTGTTATACAGGCAATCTCCACAAATTTCCAACTGTAAGACATCACGTGGTTCGCCATAATCTCTAGCCCTTTCTAACAGTTCATTCAGAGTGTCCAATATCATTATGTAAAACACAGCATAGTCAAGATTCTGATTCACCCATGCGAAATTGAAAAACTGTCGAATCTCTGTATTGTTGAATTGATTTCGGTACACAACACGAACACTTCTATCCATACCGTTTCCATCCTGAATTATTAGACAATTTTCTGCAATTCCTCAAAAACATCGTATTGCGTTTCAGACTCTTCGGACATGGGTGTTAATGTCTGGTTTTGAGGGGTGTGTGTTGCAGAATTAGATCTCAGGCTCTCTTCATCTGGGTAATTAGCGATATGGGGGCTTCGGGAATCTGTGATAACAGGTTTTCGTCGGACGGCGCTGACTCATTCATACGATTAATAATTTCTATGAGTTCGGCTGGAATCTGTGATAATATGCTTTCATCTATCGGTATTATGTCTGTTTACCCCCGCCTCTTTCATATGGTTAATTATAGCTTGGAATTCTGGCGGTATCTGGGATAAGAGGTTTTCAACTGTCTCGCCTAGGTCTGTTTGGTCAGCCATATGGATAATTAATGATGTGTGTTCTTGGGTTATTCTGGAAGGATCCGTGTAACATATATGCTTTTAACGCCTGTATTTGCGTTTTTTAATCGGATTGCTGTTTAACATACGTGGAATTGCTCTATGCCAGAAGGATATATCCTGACGGTATTGGCGCTCTAGTAAAACACCCAGGCGTCTGTGTAGCAAAACCTTTCGGGATTTTAGAGCCCTGGAAAAGGCTGTGAAAAACCTAGCTTGTTCTATTTCAGATCCGTCTGTTGTCACCACAGAATTGGCAGAATCAAGAAGGTTGGCCGCATCCCATAATAACCGGTCGTCTGCCTCGGAAATGTCATTTATAAGGTTTAAATCCTCCGTTTTGGTTGTTTCATTGGGAATGTTCGGTGAGCCGGGATCCTCCTCGCGCTTAAGATGTGTGAGGTAT
This genomic window contains:
- the LOC124021010 gene encoding zinc finger protein 501-like, which codes for MASVKVEDYSQTLELNVNIKDEEEEKIGKSVNHGDHVETFSTSREHQQEDHIAKRSHHCTHCEEIFPFLSKLKIHLKIHTGEKLYSCSECGKCFKTSTSLKLHQRTHTGEKLYSCSECGKCFKTSTSLKLHQRTHKGEKPYSCSECGARFSHRDTLKQHEHIHTGKKPYSCSDCGASFSHRNTLKQHERIHTGEKPYSCSDCGRSFSQLCHLKRHERLHAGEKPYSCSDCGSRFSQRGTLKHHERIHKGEKPYSCSDCGASFSRLGTLKKHERIHTGEKPYFCSDCGKSFSQLGTLKQHERIHTGEKPYSCSYCGKSFSRPCTLQKHERIHTGEKPYSCYDCGASFSRPDTLKQHDCIHTGEKPYSCSDCVKCFKTSTELKVHQRTHTGEKPYSCSDCGKNFSHLGNLKQHEHIHTGEKTYFCHDCGKSFHQLGTLKQHERIHTGEKPYSCSDCVKCFKTSTDLKVHQRTHTGEKPYFCPDCGKSFSRLGTLKQHERIHKGEKPYS